A single genomic interval of Deltaproteobacteria bacterium harbors:
- a CDS encoding sigma 54 modulation/S30EA ribosomal C-terminal domain-containing protein, giving the protein MVFRNSRSQEINVIYRRKNGNLGLIEPSS; this is encoded by the coding sequence ATGGTCTTCAGGAACTCCAGATCCCAGGAAATCAACGTAATTTACCGGAGAAAGAACGGCAATTTAGGATTGATCGAGCCATCCAGTTAG